Genomic segment of Nothobranchius furzeri strain GRZ-AD chromosome 12, NfurGRZ-RIMD1, whole genome shotgun sequence:
cgtgctattggagcttgcctaagccccgcatatagcgagttgcaataatccagcctgcaggtaacaaaggcgtggattacagtttccaaatgattatgggacagaaaaggcttaattttcgcaatgcggcgtagatgaaaaaagcaagatctcacgattccgttcacttgagcatcaaatctgagctctgcgtccagttttacccctaagttagtgaccaccgccttttgatgcggtgccagagtggaaaaatcaagcccttgggcacctcctagggtctttggtggcgtaaacagaataacttcagtcttgtgttcgttgaaacacaagaagttttgagccaaccatagcttgatgtcctcaaggcagtccaacagaggttgaatggtgcataaaccaccacgcctaattggaaaaatgacctggcaatcatcagcatatagATGGAATGACACGTCATGTTTACGGAATAGGTCACCCAGGGGTAGGAGATATAGGGAGAATaatagtggggccaaaatcgatccctggggaactcccaaaggcagctcagccagatcagaggaacagtcccccaacctcacacaaaaaTTCCTCCCAGTCAAGTAAGATCGTATCCACTTAAGTGCCTGGCCCGTAATGCCCACAGACCGCTCCAGCCGGTTTATTAGGATGTTCTGATCaacggtatcaaaggctgatgacaggtggtccaagagcaccagaaccacagcatcaccGGAATCATTAAACTATAAAATGTCATCAAGGACCTTAGGCAGTGCCgattcagtgctatgaaagggtttgaacccagattgaaatacttctccaatttcccattcctgaagaaaagacatcagttggataaacacagccctctctatgatctttgagatgaaagggagtgtagataCAGGTCTGTAATTGGACAAGATTGTTGGGTCCAATCCTGATTTCTTAAGCAGAGGTCGTACCACCGCCTGCTTTAGGGGAGTAGGGACGTCCCCAGATAGCAAGCTGCAGTACGTGATCACCCACTACGGAAAAAACTTCTGTCAGTAGCCTTGCCGGGAGAACATCAGTTACCGCCCCTGTTGGCTTAAGTCTCATGACCAGATCCTCAAGCTCTGCAAGAGTTAATGGTTGGAAACCCTCCAGTGCCTTTGGAACACAGAGATCGGCAGAGGGGGCATGCTTAAGTGGTGGAATAGAGGCCCTTGTCACCCTTACCTTGTCCACAAAGAAGTCCAAAAACGTGTTACATGACTCAGTGGAGTACTCAATCGCAAGGGGCTCATTGACATTTAAAATAGAGTCCACGGTCATGAAAAGTATCCCAGCATTCTGAGAGTTTAAGGAGATTATGTTGGCAAAGTAACCATTAATATTAGTTTATCATGATGAACGCGGACACGAGTATTGGTTTATCATGATGAATGCGGACACGAGTATTGGTTTATCATGATGAATGCTGACACGAGTATTGGTTTATCATGATGAATGCGGACACGAGTGTTGGTTTATCGTGATGAATTCGGACACGAGTGTTGGTTTATCATGATGAATGCTGACACGACTATTGGTTTATCGTGATGAATGCGGACACGAGTATTGGTTTATCGTGATGAATGCTGACACGACTATTGGTTTATCGTGATGAATGCGGACACGAGTATTGGTTTATCGTGATGAATGCGGACACGAGAATTAGTTTATCATGATGAATGCGGACACGAGTATTGGTTTATCGTGATGAATGCGGACACGAGTATTGGTTTATCGTGATGAATGCGGACACGAGTATTAGTTTATCATGATGAATGCGGACACGAGTATTGGTTTATCGTGATGAATGCGGACACGAGTATTGGTTTATCGTGATGAATGCGGACACGAGTATTAGTTTATCGTGATGAATGCGGACACGAGTATTGGTTTATTATGATGAATGCAGACACAAATATTGGTTTATCGTGATGAATGCGGACACGAGTATTGGTTTATCGTGATGAATGCGGACACGAGTATTGGTTTATCGTGATGAATGCGGACACGAGTATTGGTTTATCGTGATGAATGCGGACACGAGTATTAGTTTATCGTGATGAATGCGGACACGAGTATTAGTTTATCATGATGAATGCGGACACGAGTATTGGTTTATCGTGATGAATGCGGACACGAGTATTGGTTTATCGTGATGAATGCGGACACGAGTATTAGTTTATCGTGATGAATGCGGACACGAGTATTGGTTTATTATGATGAATGCAGACACAAATATTGGTTTATCGTGATGAATGCGGACACGAGTATTGGTTTATCGTGATGAATGCGGACACGAGTATTGGTTTATCGTGATGAATGCGGACACGAGTATTGGTTTATCGTGATGAATGCGGACACGAGTATTAGTTTATCGTGATGAATGCGGACACGAGTATTGGTTTATTATGATGAATGCAGACACAAATATTGGTTTATCGTGATGAATGCGGACACGAGTATTGGTTTATCGTGATGAATGCGGACACGAGTATTAGTTTATCGTGATGAATGCGGACACGAGTATTGGTTTATTGTGATGAATGCGGACACGAGTATTGGTTTATCGTGATGAATGCGGACACGAGTATTGGTTTATTATGATGAATGCGGACACGAGTATTGGTTTATTATGATGAATGCGGACACGAGTATTAGTTTATCGTGATGAATGCGGACACGAGTATTAGTTTATCATGATGAATGCGGACACGAGTATTGGTTTATCGTGATGAATGCGGACACGAGTATTGGTTTATCGTGATGAATGCGGACACGAGTATTAGTTTATCGTGATGAATGCGGACACGAGTATTGGTTTATTGTGATGAATGCAGACACGAGAATTAGTTTATCATGATGAATGCGGACACGAGAATTAGTTTATCATGATGAATGCGGACACGAGAATTAGTTTATCATGATGAATGCGGACACGAGAATTAGTTTATCATGATGAATGCGGACACGAGTATTAGTTTATTGTGATGAATGCGGACACGAGTATTGGTTTATTGTGATGAATGCAGACACGAATATTGGTTTATTAtgaatgtttaacatttttacttCACAATAAGTGAAATAAGCTCTTTATGCATCAGAGGAAGGAGAGGTGTCTGAGGGTTCTGATGACGCCACTATCACCCTCTCTAGATGCTGCTTTGACAAAACGAGTAAAGAAGCAGGGATCACCTGTCCGGGTGGGCCAAACCGAGTCAGTAAGCGTTGGACCGTCCCTTCAAGACCATCAGATGCAAACTTCACCTGACCACCAGCAGACACCCTGAAGGCATCTCGCTCCAACCTGACCAGCCGTAGTGTTCCAGGTGGACCTACGAGCTCCATCGGCAGCCTGTGTGTGCCGACTGCTACGGCCCGCGGATCACCGGGAGCCTTCGCCACGTTTCATTTATCCCCAACTTTTCTGAGACACTTGATCGGGTTTAGCTGCAGAACATGTAAGCTCACACCCCACCATCTCACCCGCTGTCTCAGTTCTCGTGTGTCAGCCATCGTTCATCATAACTCGTTCCGTCTCGTCGTAAGCAGCAGAAATATAGAAGCAGGGATTTTTAGGAACTATATTCATGCAGGTCTGTAATGattaaagtgttgtttccctggacgAGCAAAAAGACCCGCTTTCATCATCAATCACACATCAAATATAGAGCATCCATATTTTTATGAAATATGACATTTGATAGAATTAATTTATTAATGTCACATCACTGTCTCTGTTGATAACACGGTAAAGGACAGCTGTAATAGCTGTTAAACATCTGTTAAACATCTGTCACCGCTGTGACGGACTCACTGTAGCGGCGTTTCTCCGGTGTGCGTTCTTCGGTGGACCTCCAGGTGATTCTTGCGTTTGAACGACTTCCCGCACGTCTCACAGATGAAATCTCGGACCTCTGTAGGAAGACACGCGTTAGCATCGGAGCATCAGTGAAGCGCGACTGCTGATGTGTGGCGTTGGGAGTCCACCTGAATGGATGATCATGTGACGGTGCAGATGGTTGGACAGGTAGAATTTCTTCCCACAGCCAGGATGAGGGCACACCTTGGTCCGCCCTTTCCTGTGAACTAGATTGACATGATTCTGCAGACAACAGAAATGTTGTCATCTCAGAAAACAGCAGACCAATCACAGCGCAGGACTGACAGGTGTAACGTTACCTGGAAGCTGCTGATTGCCACGtacacctgactgcagccttcatACGGACAGTGGAACATCTTAAGCATGCCGTCTGCCTCAATGACCGGGCCCCGCCTGCTTCTCCTGGACCTGACGCTGCAAAAACACAAACGGCTCGTCTCCTGGACCTCCACCAACCACAGGATTCTAGAATCGTTCCAACAGAAGCTGAGACAACTTTTGTTGGCCGGCACAAACGGTTTCCATGGCGATTAGATGGGTTGCCAGGTCCTGACTCGGACAGAAGTGGTGAATAATGAAGCTGGAAGAGGTTTGACACGTACCTGATAAGACTCGCCTGCAGCCCCGGGTCACTGCTCAGCTCCACAGGGGGCGGGGCCAGCTGGGAGGCGCTCACACCTGCAGCAGGTAAGTTTCAGACTGAAGGTGAACACGACACGTACTCCTCTTCATCAGACGGTTGGAGAAACTGTTGCATATTCCTTCCAACTGATCAAATCTAAAGCCTTCAGCGCAGAAACATCCTGGACTGGAGTTACTGGAACGTTTCCTGCTCCGCTGCAGCGGCTCAGCAGAGCGCATCAGACCGTTGCCACGGAGATCTTAAAGGTGTGTTTAGGGAGAGCTGGGATTTCCCGGTTCCTTATATCCAGATTACAGATTACATTTACAGATGACTTACTTGTTTGTTTGGTAAACGGAAGAAAAAACACGTAGGGTGGTAAATGATTACGACAGCAAAACCAGGATAACGAGAGTTCGGTCTCATCTGCGTGCATAACCCTAGAgaattcatccattcatcatctgaACCTCTTCATCCTCAGCAGGGCCTCAGAGAGCTGGTGTTTAGGTGTTCAGTTACTAAATCTGGACCGGAACCAGACCGGCGCTGTGCCTGTGGCTCCACAAAGGGTCCCACAtcccagcggagctccaggaggaCCTCCTCCAGGAATCTGCTCAAGAGCCTCTCTGGATTCTCACCTGCGCTCACCGAGGACCGTCCCCCCTGAGAGCACGCTCTGCAGGTCTTCCAACAGCAGCCATGCTACCCTGTCAGGGTCCCGGGAAGATAACGTAATAATGTCCtgtttgtttacatgttgttGTTCTGTAAcgatgtttgtttacatgttgttGTTCTGTAAcgatgtttgtttacatgttgttGTTCTGTAAcgatgtttgtttacatgttgttGTTCTGTAAcgatgtttgtttacatgttgttGTTCTGTAAcgatgtttgtttacatgttgttGTTCTGTAAcgatgtttgtttacatgttgttGTTCTGTaacgatgtttgtttacatttacctcctgttgtctgtttgatgtcatcactttataaatgagatcagatgatactcagtactttaTCCCTACTTGAGTAACTTCTTGGACAGCTACTCTTACTTGAGTACAGGTGTTGGCTACtctacccccccccaccccaccccacccaccccatgGATCAGCGGCGCCCCCAGCTGGACACAGTAAAAACCTGCAGCTCCTGTTTATTACTCCATGGTGTGCTGTTGGTCGTTTGGATTTACGAGAACTAATTCCAGCGCCGGTTAGatttaactaactaactaactaactaaccaaccaacccagcCGGCCCCATGCTTCCTTACAGGACCGTCTCTGCAGGGCTGCAACAAACTATCATCCGGATCATCGACCAATCGGATGAGGTCTCGACTCGATTAACCGGATTAAATCAGATCaagtcaaactttatttataaagcactttcatACAAAAACGTAACTCAGACCCTGCATACCCCACTGGTGTCCTTCACTAAAGGACTTACACTGCTCAGGGATCGTTcctctctaaccctaaccctttactTTAACAACAGAGCACGACAACACGCATCACGTGATACGTCACAGTTAAACTAGGACCAGTAAAGTGACCAACAAGCTCAGCAGTAGCTGCTGGACATGCTAACAGCATCTTTCAGTGCTGATGAATGTCCTGAGAGCTGCCGGCTGGTAAGGGTCGCCGTGGCAACGGTAATCCACCAGGATGATACGTTTATTTAACAGAATTCGGTTCTTGTTATTGTGGACGTTTTTACCGGGGCGTACCGCGAcaacggttaccgtgacaaccctgctACTGGATGGTGAACACCACACCGCGTGTGCAGCCGTTCCTACGCACAGGTCTGTCGGTGCACGGCGTTCTGGCTGCGAACGGAGCCTACCGGTCACGGAGTCGTCCTCCTCTGTGGGCTGGACCTGGTCGTAGGCGACACCGCCGATGACGGTGCAGGTGACCTCCTCCATGTTTCCGCTGCCCATGTTGAGCTGGATTCCTTCTGAGGCCAAGGCCTCGTAGCTGGGACCAGTGATGATGATCAGCTAGAGAAGAGGAGACAACAGTCCTGCTCATGACGAGTCAGAAGGCTTGTTCTACGTCAGGAACGTCTCTTCTCACCTGTGAGCCCTCCAGAGCCGTCCTCTGGTCCGCCATCTCACAGCCGCTCACCACCGTCTGCAGAGTCTGAGGGTCCAGCAGGTCCGGCTGCTCCCGCACGGCCGGCGAGACACAAACACGCCGTGAGAGCACCGAGTCCTCCGTcctctccacttcgccagtcaaagatgttgccatggtaacacagTCGTAACCACACCCAGCCACGGTGATTCCTTCTTCTGCGAGCCGCTCTgcctctccctccacctgcttcaGGCCTTCTGAAGGAAGCGGGTGCAGCGCCGCAGTGGGGGAGCTCTGCTGCTGCACCTCCACCTCCCATGTGGGTTGTCCCATCAGTGCAGCAGTGTCTGTGGACGCCTCTGGACTGGACATGACACGTAGACTTGTAGCTTCTGCAGTCTGGACAGCTGGACACTCAGAAATGTCTTCAGGAGGGCAGACAGATAACAACAATCACCTCAGGAAGAGAAAAGG
This window contains:
- the znf653 gene encoding zinc finger protein 653 isoform X2, with product MAHHPLNADDPLDTTGTGTRGVLRRCRGRPRLTDSDRARRRLESRKKYDVRRVYLGEAHQLWSELRRRTGLSDAGLAEYLILLNSTYGDRYRRTHCREKPREGVPGKRRKDRKQCVSSLRDLVRWYQEHSGSCPHEPQLRTLEPQPDFSTAARWQCDSNHSFVHHLFPPLRGGSESELEERRDEDSDEEARVRPDVSLTEDTLRTGGDADISECPAVQTAEATSLRVMSSPEASTDTAALMGQPTWEVEVQQQSSPTAALHPLPSEGLKQVEGEAERLAEEGITVAGCGYDCVTMATSLTGEVERTEDSVLSRRVCVSPAVREQPDLLDPQTLQTVVSGCEMADQRTALEGSQLIIITGPSYEALASEGIQLNMGSGNMEEVTCTVIGGVAYDQVQPTEEDDSVTGVSASQLAPPPVELSSDPGLQASLIRILWLVEVQETSRLCFCSVRSRRSRRGPVIEADGMLKMFHCPYEGCSQVYVAISSFQNHVNLVHRKGRTKVCPHPGCGKKFYLSNHLHRHMIIHSEVRDFICETCGKSFKRKNHLEVHRRTHTGETPLQCEICGYQCRQRASLNWHMKKHTTEAQYNYTCEFCSKRFEKLDSVKFHKLKSHPEQLAT
- the znf653 gene encoding zinc finger protein 653 isoform X3; this translates as MAHHPLNADDPLDTTGTGTRGVLRRCRGRPRLTDSDRARRRLESRKKYDVRRVYLGEAHQLWSELRRRTGLSDAGLAEYLILLNSTYGDRYRRTHCREKPREGVPGKRRKDRKQCVSSLRDLVRWYQEHSGSCPHEPQLRTLEPQPDFSTAARWQCDSNHSFVHHLFPPLRGGSESELEERRDEDSDEEARVRPDVSLTEDTLRTGGDADISECPAVQTAEATSLRVMSSPEASTDTAALMGQPTWEVEVQQQSSPTAALHPLPSEGLKQVEGEAERLAEEGITVAGCGYDCVTMATSLTGEVERTEDSVLSRRVCVSPAVREQPDLLDPQTLQTVVSGCEMADQRTALEGSQLIIITGPSYEALASEGIQLNMGSGNMEEVTCTVIGGVAYDQVQPTEEDDSVTGVSASQLAPPPVELSSDPGLQASLISVRSRRSRRGPVIEADGMLKMFHCPYEGCSQVYVAISSFQNHVNLVHRKGRTKVCPHPGCGKKFYLSNHLHRHMIIHSEVRDFICETCGKSFKRKNHLEVHRRTHTGETPLQCEICGYQCRQRASLNWHMKKHTTEAQYNYTCEFCSKRFEKLDSVKFHKLKSHPEQLAT
- the znf653 gene encoding zinc finger protein 653 isoform X1, whose translation is MAHHPLNADDPLDTTGTGTRGVLRRCRGRPRLTDSDRARRRLESRKKYDVRRVYLGEAHQLWSELRRRTGLSDAGLAEYLILLNSTYGDRYRRTHCREKPREGVPGKRRKDRKQCVSSLRDLVRWYQEHSGSCPHEPQLRTLEPQPDFSTAARWQCDSNHSFVHHLFPPLRGGSESELEERRDEDSDEEARVRPDVSLTEDTLRTGGDADISECPAVQTAEATSLRVMSSPEASTDTAALMGQPTWEVEVQQQSSPTAALHPLPSEGLKQVEGEAERLAEEGITVAGCGYDCVTMATSLTGEVERTEDSVLSRRVCVSPAVREQPDLLDPQTLQTVVSGCEMADQRTALEGSQLIIITGPSYEALASEGIQLNMGSGNMEEVTCTVIGGVAYDQVQPTEEDDSVTGVSASQLAPPPVELSSDPGLQASLISCLSFCWNDSRILWLVEVQETSRLCFCSVRSRRSRRGPVIEADGMLKMFHCPYEGCSQVYVAISSFQNHVNLVHRKGRTKVCPHPGCGKKFYLSNHLHRHMIIHSEVRDFICETCGKSFKRKNHLEVHRRTHTGETPLQCEICGYQCRQRASLNWHMKKHTTEAQYNYTCEFCSKRFEKLDSVKFHKLKSHPEQLAT